A portion of the Halogeometricum sp. S1BR25-6 genome contains these proteins:
- a CDS encoding DUF433 domain-containing protein: MSIVQDPEHSNGAPTMEGTGVRVKDIAIAHVHCGYDPDEITQLYPYLSLGDIHTALAYYYDHIDEFRSTSSEC; this comes from the coding sequence ATGAGCATCGTACAGGACCCAGAACACAGCAATGGCGCACCGACAATGGAAGGCACGGGGGTGCGAGTGAAGGACATCGCGATCGCCCACGTGCATTGTGGCTACGATCCCGACGAAATCACGCAGTTGTACCCCTACCTCAGTCTTGGTGATATCCACACCGCTCTCGCGTACTACTACGACCATATCGACGAGTTCCGGTCGACTTCTTCCGAGTGCTGA
- a CDS encoding metallophosphoesterase translates to MTATYEDLGNEGTYELPVQVVKCRKSHIKNRAYEMTVSDVNGTEFEFIVWEKSTLGSSYEWKEGCWYRLSGISANVWPAGTLIHGTSRLKINRLERGGEENRVEILYMTDSHLGKTTHGYGRNTWSVSPEAGFSDAIDYAVNRNVNAVVHGGDLYHNSKTGITDEDVTLCREKLSDLFVHNIPFYYIYGNHEREAGRREMEELVEDGIATHLSSRPEIISDTVSIYGVDHQYEWTGFELERPPSAVPTVLFIHQSVSPFTAKKNPDCSFRDLMNTSNVPIDLTITGHVHTRKETTVGRHRGLSGGSTGALGDTKGGLQPSVEMISVKGGDVTVQQHHL, encoded by the coding sequence ATGACTGCGACGTACGAGGATCTCGGAAATGAAGGGACCTATGAACTGCCCGTTCAGGTCGTGAAGTGCAGGAAATCACATATAAAGAATCGAGCGTACGAGATGACTGTCTCAGACGTTAATGGGACCGAATTCGAGTTCATCGTGTGGGAGAAATCTACTCTCGGAAGCAGTTACGAATGGAAGGAAGGATGCTGGTACCGACTCAGTGGGATTTCGGCCAACGTCTGGCCAGCGGGAACGTTGATACACGGTACATCTCGACTGAAAATCAACCGCCTCGAGAGAGGTGGCGAGGAGAACCGAGTAGAAATTCTGTACATGACCGATAGCCACCTCGGAAAGACGACCCACGGATACGGTCGGAACACATGGTCTGTCTCGCCCGAGGCTGGATTCAGTGACGCGATCGATTACGCCGTGAACAGGAACGTCAATGCAGTCGTCCACGGCGGGGACCTCTATCACAACTCGAAGACCGGCATTACGGACGAAGATGTCACTCTGTGCCGAGAGAAACTTTCTGATCTGTTCGTACACAACATCCCGTTCTACTACATCTACGGCAATCACGAACGAGAAGCAGGGCGTCGGGAGATGGAAGAACTAGTCGAAGATGGCATCGCGACTCATCTCAGTTCCCGACCTGAGATAATTTCCGATACGGTGTCTATCTACGGAGTTGACCACCAGTACGAGTGGACAGGGTTCGAGCTTGAACGTCCTCCATCTGCGGTCCCGACGGTTCTGTTCATCCACCAGTCAGTTTCGCCGTTTACCGCGAAGAAGAATCCGGACTGTTCGTTCCGCGATTTGATGAACACGTCGAATGTACCGATAGATCTGACTATTACTGGCCACGTTCACACCAGGAAAGAGACTACAGTCGGACGACACCGAGGTCTCTCGGGTGGGTCGACCGGGGCTCTGGGAGATACGAAGGGCGGTCTCCAACCCAGCGTCGAGATGATCTCGGTCAAGGGCGGAGACGTCACCGTTCAACAGCATCACCTCTAA
- a CDS encoding helix-turn-helix domain-containing protein — protein sequence MSVVLEFTLPSNSFPFGRATSGDPNVRVQLERLVPLRESRIPFLWATGEEFEQFEQHLRDSEVVKHLEAVTRLGGSVLYYVEWETDKETFLNGLSEHNGAIMDAHGNSEWSFTVRFRSHADLTRFHQFYQAHNYPVHIDRVYAPDEASRTEYGFGLTPEQREALTMAVQEGYFSVPREIKLDEIADQLGISRQATSERVRRGAETVLRKSLIGLVAENFESTNES from the coding sequence ATGAGCGTCGTACTTGAGTTTACGCTTCCCTCGAATTCGTTCCCGTTCGGACGGGCAACGAGCGGGGACCCGAACGTCCGGGTCCAACTCGAACGTCTCGTCCCCCTCAGAGAATCCCGTATCCCCTTCCTGTGGGCGACGGGAGAGGAGTTCGAGCAGTTCGAACAACACCTTCGAGACAGCGAGGTGGTCAAACACCTCGAGGCCGTCACGCGACTCGGCGGGAGCGTCCTCTACTACGTCGAGTGGGAGACGGACAAGGAAACGTTCCTGAACGGTCTCAGCGAGCACAACGGGGCGATCATGGACGCCCACGGTAATTCCGAGTGGTCGTTCACCGTTCGCTTCCGGAGCCACGCCGACCTGACGCGGTTCCACCAGTTCTATCAGGCCCACAACTACCCCGTTCACATCGACCGCGTGTACGCCCCCGACGAAGCCTCCCGAACCGAATACGGCTTCGGTCTCACGCCCGAACAGCGAGAGGCGTTGACGATGGCCGTCCAAGAGGGCTACTTCTCGGTCCCCCGAGAAATAAAACTCGACGAGATCGCCGATCAATTGGGCATCAGCAGGCAAGCCACCTCCGAGCGTGTCCGGCGTGGAGCCGAGACAGTCCTCCGAAAGTCGTTGATTGGTCTCGTCGCTGAGAATTTCGAGTCGACCAACGAGTCGTGA
- a CDS encoding type I restriction-modification system subunit M — protein MDSDQETLSGIDTESETLDLDTLETHLWGAADILRGSIDAADYKNYIFGILFLKRINDRFEEETEEMSEKHDIPEDIVKTDRDLHDEFWVPERARWSHISAQESDIGATLNKALEAVEDENDVIADRVLTSVDFNDKDRLSDATLDELVTHFSKHRYRNEDLVDPDIFGRAYEYLIRQFADDAGKKGGEFYTPREIVQLLVECVDPEPGDRVYDPACGSGGMLIYSAQHVEEEGGDRDDISLYGQEKNLNTWAIGQMNVLLHELQDADIAKGDTIRTPKFVTEHDELEPFDRVVANPPWNQKSWNKEWVEENEPYNRFPHGLPPKNRGDWAWIQLMIASLSETGKAGIVMDNGVLFRSRSEKKIRKPVLEADLIEAVIALPENLFYNTSSPGCILIMNKDKPAERKDKVQFIYAEDQTLRESGVQIFEELSNQNQLTQDGVAYLAETHLTGREEEHHSRLVDMEEIEENDWSLSVPRYVDTTEPEEPIDVSEKLREIDELETKRRNTKEELQQYMEELEYQ, from the coding sequence ATGGACTCGGACCAAGAGACGCTCTCCGGCATCGACACCGAGTCGGAGACTCTCGATCTCGACACTCTGGAAACCCATCTCTGGGGGGCTGCAGACATTTTGCGGGGGAGCATCGACGCAGCGGACTACAAGAACTACATCTTCGGCATCCTGTTTCTGAAGCGGATCAACGACCGGTTCGAAGAAGAGACGGAGGAGATGTCCGAGAAGCACGACATCCCCGAGGACATCGTGAAGACCGACCGCGACCTCCACGACGAGTTCTGGGTGCCGGAGCGAGCTCGTTGGAGCCACATCAGCGCACAGGAATCGGACATCGGGGCGACCCTCAACAAAGCGCTCGAAGCAGTTGAGGACGAGAACGACGTCATCGCTGATCGGGTCCTCACCTCGGTTGACTTCAACGACAAGGATAGGCTATCGGACGCAACGCTTGACGAACTGGTCACTCACTTCTCGAAGCATCGCTATCGGAACGAGGACCTCGTCGACCCGGACATCTTCGGTCGCGCGTACGAGTACCTCATCCGCCAGTTCGCCGACGACGCCGGGAAGAAGGGTGGCGAGTTCTACACGCCCCGTGAGATCGTTCAGTTACTCGTCGAGTGCGTCGATCCGGAACCCGGGGACCGCGTATACGACCCGGCGTGTGGCTCCGGTGGGATGCTCATCTATTCGGCCCAACACGTAGAAGAGGAAGGTGGCGACCGGGACGACATCTCTCTCTACGGGCAGGAGAAGAACCTGAATACATGGGCGATCGGCCAAATGAACGTTCTCCTCCACGAGCTACAGGACGCCGACATCGCGAAGGGCGACACGATACGGACGCCGAAATTCGTCACAGAGCATGACGAACTCGAACCGTTCGACCGCGTCGTCGCGAATCCGCCGTGGAACCAGAAGAGTTGGAACAAAGAGTGGGTCGAAGAGAACGAGCCGTACAATCGATTCCCACACGGACTCCCGCCGAAGAATCGAGGCGATTGGGCGTGGATTCAGCTCATGATCGCGTCGCTATCGGAGACGGGTAAGGCGGGCATCGTGATGGACAACGGCGTGTTGTTCCGGTCCCGTTCGGAAAAGAAAATCCGCAAGCCGGTTCTGGAAGCCGACCTGATCGAGGCCGTCATCGCGCTACCTGAGAACCTCTTCTACAACACCTCGTCCCCGGGGTGTATCCTCATCATGAACAAGGACAAGCCTGCAGAGCGCAAGGACAAGGTCCAGTTCATCTACGCCGAGGACCAGACGCTCCGGGAGTCGGGGGTGCAGATTTTCGAGGAGCTCTCGAATCAGAATCAGCTCACACAGGATGGTGTCGCGTACCTCGCTGAGACGCACCTCACCGGGCGCGAAGAGGAGCATCATAGTCGGCTGGTCGATATGGAGGAGATCGAAGAGAACGACTGGAGTTTGAGTGTACCTCGCTACGTCGACACGACAGAGCCCGAGGAGCCAATCGACGTGAGTGAGAAGCTCAGGGAGATTGATGAATTGGAGACAAAACGTCGGAATACCAAGGAGGAACTGCAGCAGTACATGGAGGAGTTGGAGTATCAATGA
- a CDS encoding antitoxin VapB family protein, with amino-acid sequence MGTNRIELDDEAYDLLKAERRDDESFSDAVKRIIAEVTSDWRHSIGTYEGDIDEFVNAAQRSREATSYGLARRQEEANKLFEELSDINESREDDTES; translated from the coding sequence ATGGGGACGAATAGGATCGAGCTCGATGACGAGGCGTACGACCTCCTCAAAGCGGAGAGGCGAGACGATGAGAGCTTCAGCGACGCCGTCAAGCGAATTATAGCGGAGGTGACATCGGACTGGCGACACAGTATCGGTACCTACGAGGGCGACATCGACGAGTTCGTGAATGCTGCCCAGCGGAGTCGCGAAGCCACGAGCTACGGCCTCGCCCGTCGCCAAGAGGAAGCCAACAAACTGTTCGAGGAGCTCTCAGACATAAACGAGTCCCGGGAAGACGATACAGAGAGCTGA
- a CDS encoding DUF5518 domain-containing protein: MTSEDWSSDTHANKQSPSGALDRITSRQRDILIGSGIVFLISLGVVIPALGVLIGWIFTLGGGFAGGATVGYLRRKGGRDGAKYGLLVAIIGGIPSSIIGVIVGTFLNIAVLSSQGNPSNDTTGWIIIAIFGLISGIILKLIGGIVGGGLIGWFFDQEAHE, translated from the coding sequence ATGACAAGTGAAGATTGGAGCTCAGATACACATGCAAATAAACAATCCCCGTCAGGTGCCTTAGACAGAATCACGAGTAGGCAAAGGGACATACTAATCGGCTCGGGAATCGTATTTCTCATCTCGCTCGGTGTAGTAATTCCAGCGCTGGGGGTACTCATTGGATGGATTTTCACCTTGGGAGGTGGGTTCGCTGGTGGCGCGACAGTCGGTTACCTGAGAAGGAAAGGAGGCAGAGATGGAGCAAAATATGGGCTACTAGTCGCAATAATTGGAGGGATTCCTTCTTCCATAATTGGTGTCATTGTCGGGACATTTCTTAACATAGCTGTATTGTCATCCCAAGGAAATCCCTCGAACGATACTACTGGCTGGATCATTATTGCGATATTCGGATTGATCTCTGGTATCATTCTGAAATTGATTGGGGGGATAGTCGGTGGGGGACTTATCGGATGGTTCTTTGATCAAGAAGCTCACGAATAG
- a CDS encoding DUF7344 domain-containing protein, producing the protein MEDPTSDSVFRCLADERRRHILGYFRNSDDDTASFDDLVDYVTEREGQSSAPDREAVAIDLHHRHLPILADYGVIDFDDRAESVQYNGDEKIDAVFDYESSRSVRAPEAVDD; encoded by the coding sequence ATGGAAGATCCCACCTCTGATTCGGTGTTCCGGTGCCTCGCAGACGAACGTCGACGGCACATCCTCGGCTACTTTCGGAACAGCGACGACGATACTGCATCGTTCGACGACCTCGTCGACTACGTAACCGAACGGGAGGGACAGTCGTCGGCACCGGACAGAGAGGCCGTCGCCATCGACCTGCACCACCGTCACCTTCCGATACTGGCTGACTACGGTGTTATCGACTTCGATGATCGAGCCGAGAGCGTCCAGTACAACGGCGACGAGAAGATAGACGCGGTATTTGATTACGAATCCAGTCGGTCAGTTCGTGCTCCAGAGGCCGTGGATGATTGA
- a CDS encoding type I restriction endonuclease subunit R, which yields MSDEYTETERPALTVLHQLGWKVADQQRSTWLDPRETESSAVLENRLRDAVERLNPWIDENNLNKVVREIQQIGGASAMDENEQIHEKLVRHTSVQQDRGHGLKHQTVRYIDYEDPENNDFFALNQFRVEGPIEVVKPDIVLFVNGLPLGVIECKAPTIAEPRSEALEQLQRYQNEREETGSEGAEELFRYNQFSVATWYEGAVMGTYGTPRNQYKPWRDAYPADDEHLSGLFGTDYVSPQHRMLYALFEPSRLLDQLRHFTVYDTKKSGTAKLVARYQQYRAVEKALEQINHRGSREAQGGVIWHTQGSGKSLTMLFLALKLRRAKSDPTLLLVTDRRSLDKQIHGTFERCGFPNPKRAGDIKDLREKLKNNAGETITSLIQKFQLRDDEEGDFPVLSRDDDIYVMVDEAHRTQYKSLANNMRTALPEAYYIGFTGTPIEKEERDTRRTFGTYIDTYTIDQSLEDDTTVEILYQGRLADIHLEGADLDVIFDRVFDEYTEEEKAEIKKRYAREQDLAEAESRIERVALDVIEHFENEIARPFKGMVVTTSKRAAIRYKKKLDQFNGPESRVVISKAHNDPEDVKKWAPTDSELRDYKESFVDDNGDVELLIVCDMLLTGFDAPIAQAMYLDKPLKEHNLLQAIARVNRPYAEKNHGIIIDYYGVSDDLREALAMFSEEDVRHAMVPLEDKEPELEASHRKAISFFDDLDDVEACLRTLEPDDVRIEFQNAFKRFSKLMDIVLPNPLANPYKEDLNRLSEIHARAKQRYRDDSMNLEGCGEKVRELIQEHLSSSGIEVLNEEPVSVMDKSEFDTRLDKMDDDEARASEMQNAVKHELSVRYDEDPVHFSSLRERVEELIEEYRQKRLSDKQIIEELRDVLDDMRSRNRAAQKKGLNDTTELSFYHALEDVLRGDNRDVGEDQLLELTSEIIDEVEKLARVVEWKQKVHVQDRMRKQVKIQLFRSDIDLSSDERDELTNRVIELARAHYE from the coding sequence ATGTCTGATGAGTACACCGAGACCGAACGCCCCGCTCTCACGGTTCTCCACCAACTGGGCTGGAAGGTCGCTGACCAGCAACGCTCCACTTGGCTCGATCCTCGCGAGACCGAGTCCTCGGCTGTACTCGAAAACCGCCTTCGCGACGCCGTCGAACGGCTGAACCCGTGGATTGACGAGAACAACCTAAACAAGGTCGTCCGTGAGATTCAGCAAATCGGCGGGGCGAGCGCGATGGACGAGAACGAACAGATTCACGAGAAACTCGTTCGGCACACGTCGGTCCAGCAGGATCGAGGTCACGGGCTGAAGCACCAGACAGTTCGGTACATCGACTACGAAGATCCCGAGAACAACGACTTCTTCGCACTAAATCAGTTCCGAGTGGAGGGTCCGATAGAGGTGGTCAAACCCGACATCGTTCTGTTCGTCAACGGTCTCCCGCTCGGCGTCATCGAATGCAAGGCTCCGACTATCGCCGAACCCCGAAGCGAGGCGCTCGAACAACTCCAGCGGTACCAGAACGAGCGTGAAGAGACGGGATCTGAAGGAGCAGAGGAACTCTTCCGCTACAACCAGTTCTCTGTTGCGACGTGGTACGAGGGGGCCGTTATGGGCACGTACGGAACGCCGAGGAATCAGTACAAACCGTGGCGCGACGCGTACCCCGCAGACGACGAGCACCTATCGGGTCTCTTCGGGACCGACTACGTCTCCCCACAGCACCGGATGCTGTACGCGCTGTTCGAGCCAAGCCGATTGCTCGATCAGCTTCGACACTTCACCGTCTACGACACTAAGAAGAGCGGGACGGCGAAACTCGTTGCCCGGTACCAGCAGTATCGAGCGGTCGAGAAAGCACTGGAACAGATCAATCACCGAGGATCACGTGAGGCACAGGGTGGCGTCATCTGGCACACGCAGGGATCTGGGAAGTCGCTCACGATGCTGTTCCTTGCGCTGAAGCTCCGCCGTGCGAAGTCCGATCCGACACTGTTGCTCGTCACCGACAGAAGGTCACTTGACAAACAGATACATGGGACATTCGAACGCTGTGGTTTCCCGAATCCGAAGCGAGCCGGCGACATCAAGGACCTCCGAGAGAAACTCAAGAACAACGCCGGCGAAACAATTACGAGTCTCATCCAGAAGTTCCAGCTTCGTGATGACGAGGAAGGTGACTTCCCGGTTCTCTCTCGTGACGACGACATCTACGTGATGGTTGACGAGGCCCATCGAACCCAGTACAAATCACTCGCGAACAACATGCGCACTGCGCTCCCGGAAGCGTACTATATTGGCTTCACCGGAACGCCGATCGAGAAGGAAGAGCGCGACACACGGCGGACCTTCGGAACCTACATCGACACATACACTATCGACCAGTCGCTGGAGGACGACACGACCGTCGAGATTCTCTATCAGGGGAGGCTGGCCGATATCCACCTCGAAGGAGCGGACCTTGACGTCATCTTCGATCGCGTGTTCGATGAGTACACCGAGGAGGAGAAAGCCGAGATCAAGAAGCGATACGCTCGAGAACAGGACCTCGCAGAGGCGGAGTCGCGGATCGAACGTGTCGCTCTCGACGTCATCGAGCACTTCGAGAACGAGATCGCTCGCCCGTTCAAGGGAATGGTCGTCACGACCAGCAAGCGTGCAGCGATTCGCTACAAGAAGAAGCTCGATCAGTTCAACGGCCCCGAGTCGCGGGTCGTCATCTCGAAGGCCCATAACGACCCCGAGGACGTCAAGAAGTGGGCACCGACCGACTCCGAACTCCGGGACTACAAGGAGTCTTTCGTCGACGATAACGGCGACGTCGAACTCCTCATCGTCTGTGATATGCTCCTCACCGGTTTCGACGCGCCAATCGCGCAGGCGATGTACCTCGACAAACCGCTGAAGGAGCACAATCTCCTGCAGGCTATCGCGCGAGTCAATCGACCGTACGCGGAGAAGAACCACGGAATCATCATCGACTACTACGGCGTCTCAGACGACCTACGCGAGGCGCTGGCGATGTTCAGCGAGGAAGACGTCCGTCACGCCATGGTTCCCCTCGAAGACAAGGAGCCCGAACTGGAGGCTTCTCACCGGAAAGCGATCTCGTTCTTCGACGACCTGGACGACGTGGAGGCCTGTCTCCGGACCCTTGAACCGGACGACGTCCGTATCGAGTTCCAGAACGCGTTCAAGCGCTTCTCGAAGCTGATGGACATTGTCCTTCCGAACCCCCTCGCGAACCCCTACAAAGAAGATCTGAACCGACTCAGCGAGATCCACGCCCGTGCGAAGCAGCGCTATCGCGATGATTCGATGAATTTGGAGGGGTGCGGTGAGAAAGTGCGAGAGCTCATTCAGGAGCATCTCAGTTCGTCCGGTATCGAGGTTCTCAACGAAGAGCCGGTATCCGTGATGGACAAATCGGAGTTCGACACCCGTCTCGATAAGATGGACGACGACGAGGCGCGAGCTAGCGAGATGCAGAACGCGGTCAAGCACGAACTGAGCGTTCGATACGATGAGGACCCTGTCCATTTCAGTTCGCTTCGGGAACGAGTCGAGGAGCTGATCGAGGAGTACCGGCAGAAGCGTCTCTCGGACAAACAGATCATCGAGGAACTCCGTGATGTTCTTGACGACATGCGCTCCCGGAATCGAGCAGCGCAGAAGAAGGGACTGAATGACACTACGGAACTCTCGTTCTATCACGCGCTGGAAGACGTTCTCCGAGGCGACAACCGCGATGTTGGCGAAGATCAGCTCTTAGAGCTCACGAGCGAGATCATCGACGAGGTCGAAAAGCTGGCTAGAGTTGTCGAGTGGAAACAGAAGGTGCACGTTCAAGATCGGATGCGGAAGCAGGTGAAGATCCAGCTTTTCCGTTCTGACATCGATCTCAGTTCGGACGAACGCGACGAGCTCACGAATCGCGTTATCGAACTTGCCCGGGCACACTACGAATGA
- a CDS encoding restriction endonuclease subunit S, giving the protein MSEALEQSDLREGYEEVQLGPKTFIVPSDWSTERFGNVYQRRRASVDDLEDGEIRYVGLKHLDSGQLKINGYDEDGRERSSSRVFRKGDVLFGKLRPNLNKAAIAPFSGVCSSDIIPLYAKEDTHQQYLPHLMHSKLIRDRVVSTMEGTNLPRTSWKDLEKTLIPLPSLPEQRRIADILSTVEEQIQQTDGIIETRTELREGLLQNLLKNGIGHNKYNSLRVGPISIQVPKSWELEAIDDIILPGKDGLRGGPPGSRIKKGNRVEQGYKIYVQDHVINDDFSLRDDYISEDKFEQLESAAPIPGDVLVTRRGTIGKSTVFPENAKEGIISDSLIRIRPDSVCLPEFLSLVINSSNLIRLQIQSLSYGSSRKGLNNKIVKQLIIPLPPIEEQEEIIEMLSVVNRTIDLENERRSQLSDLKRGLMQDLLTGKVRVKTD; this is encoded by the coding sequence ATGAGTGAAGCCTTGGAGCAGTCTGACCTTCGTGAGGGATACGAAGAGGTTCAACTTGGACCGAAGACGTTTATCGTTCCGAGCGACTGGTCGACTGAGCGGTTTGGGAACGTATATCAGCGTAGGCGCGCTTCCGTAGACGATCTCGAAGATGGAGAAATCCGGTACGTCGGTCTTAAACACCTTGACAGCGGACAACTCAAAATCAACGGCTACGACGAGGATGGACGAGAACGCAGTAGTTCGAGGGTCTTTCGTAAAGGTGATGTCCTCTTCGGGAAACTTCGTCCGAACCTGAATAAGGCTGCCATCGCACCGTTTTCGGGCGTCTGCTCCTCAGATATTATCCCATTATACGCTAAGGAGGATACACATCAGCAATACCTACCTCACCTAATGCACTCGAAGCTCATCCGAGACCGAGTTGTCTCAACGATGGAAGGGACAAACCTCCCACGGACTTCATGGAAGGATCTGGAAAAAACACTTATTCCGCTTCCCTCACTCCCCGAACAACGCCGTATTGCCGACATACTCTCGACGGTTGAGGAACAGATTCAGCAGACAGACGGAATAATCGAGACGCGGACTGAGCTACGAGAAGGGCTACTTCAGAACCTGCTAAAGAATGGTATCGGCCACAACAAGTACAACTCTTTGAGAGTCGGGCCGATCAGCATCCAAGTACCGAAATCGTGGGAGTTGGAGGCGATTGATGACATCATTCTACCTGGGAAAGATGGTCTGCGAGGGGGGCCACCAGGTAGCAGGATAAAAAAGGGGAACAGAGTTGAACAAGGGTACAAAATATATGTTCAGGACCATGTGATAAATGATGACTTTAGCTTGCGCGACGACTACATCTCCGAGGACAAATTTGAGCAATTAGAATCTGCTGCTCCTATACCCGGTGACGTCTTGGTAACAAGACGTGGCACGATCGGAAAGTCCACGGTATTCCCCGAAAACGCTAAGGAAGGGATAATAAGTGACAGCTTGATTCGGATACGACCGGACTCTGTCTGTCTTCCAGAGTTTCTATCATTAGTAATTAACAGTTCCAACCTGATACGCCTCCAAATCCAGTCACTGAGTTATGGGTCCTCTCGCAAAGGGCTGAACAACAAAATTGTGAAACAATTGATTATTCCCCTACCACCTATCGAGGAGCAGGAAGAAATAATTGAGATGTTATCTGTTGTAAACAGAACTATTGATCTCGAAAATGAAAGACGGAGCCAACTGTCAGATCTCAAACGTGGGCTCATGCAAGACCTCCTCACCGGAAAGGTCCGCGTCAAGACTGACTAG
- a CDS encoding Fic family protein, which produces MQNEDSSHEPPGEYVPSHPHSYFRPEPLSVESGLEITDEVHELAIEAAHQLGRVDGALSASDFSDSICTRLRRIEAVESARIEGADVTLTDVEAYRTRYADDTDPPAVPKDTREAVNCEEAISLATGNTGRHEAITPDLIKRLHEVLLDGVSSDGDVVGNFRDHMVHLPSPDLGQRSFVPPTPESVEPLVESLTSYAQAGGAHHAIIDAAVIHYFFETVHPFSDGNGRLGRLLTILYLMQEGYPESVYICQSEYLNQNKYDYVQRMRAVSDEGAWNEWFEFFVEGIRSQAEHTYERIRELHELQAEYSERYNGDSATDKLARQLLQHPYFAPPDLVDVLGVSRPTVYKAVDELDRSGLIREVTGRQTGRQYEASGVFDILR; this is translated from the coding sequence ATGCAGAATGAGGATTCATCCCATGAGCCACCGGGCGAATACGTACCGTCTCATCCTCATTCGTATTTCCGCCCCGAGCCCCTCTCCGTAGAATCTGGGCTCGAGATCACCGACGAGGTACACGAACTCGCCATCGAAGCTGCACATCAACTCGGTCGTGTCGACGGAGCTCTCTCCGCGAGCGATTTCTCTGACTCAATATGCACGAGATTGCGTCGGATAGAAGCAGTCGAATCAGCCCGTATCGAGGGCGCGGACGTAACCCTCACCGATGTCGAAGCGTACCGTACTCGCTATGCTGACGATACGGACCCCCCTGCGGTGCCGAAGGATACCCGAGAGGCAGTCAACTGCGAGGAGGCAATCTCATTGGCTACCGGCAACACAGGGAGACACGAAGCGATCACACCGGATCTGATCAAACGACTCCACGAGGTTCTTTTAGACGGTGTCAGCAGCGACGGTGACGTCGTCGGTAACTTCCGAGACCACATGGTCCACCTACCAAGTCCAGATCTCGGCCAACGCTCGTTTGTTCCACCTACGCCAGAGAGCGTTGAACCATTAGTAGAGTCACTGACGTCCTACGCACAGGCCGGTGGGGCACACCACGCGATCATCGATGCAGCAGTTATCCACTACTTCTTCGAGACAGTCCACCCCTTCTCGGATGGAAACGGTCGTCTCGGTCGACTGCTCACCATCCTGTATCTGATGCAAGAAGGCTACCCAGAGAGTGTCTACATCTGCCAGAGTGAGTATCTCAATCAGAACAAATACGACTATGTCCAGAGAATGCGCGCTGTCAGCGATGAGGGAGCGTGGAACGAATGGTTCGAGTTCTTCGTTGAGGGGATTCGGTCCCAAGCGGAACACACGTACGAACGCATACGGGAGTTGCATGAGCTGCAAGCCGAGTACAGTGAACGCTACAATGGCGATAGTGCGACGGACAAACTCGCTCGTCAATTGCTCCAACACCCGTACTTTGCTCCGCCCGACTTGGTAGATGTTCTCGGCGTCTCGCGTCCGACCGTATACAAAGCCGTTGATGAACTCGACAGATCAGGGTTGATACGAGAAGTGACCGGAAGGCAGACAGGGAGGCAGTACGAGGCGAGCGGTGTCTTTGATATACTCCGGTAG